The Archangium primigenium genomic interval GCGCCCGGGTGACGGCGGTACTCGTGGGTGCCGCGCGTGGCCGTCTGCGAGCCCTTGAAGCTCCAGCGCTTCATGACGCCCTGGAAGCCGCGGCCCTTGGTGATGCCCGTGACGTCCACGAGCTCGCCCTTGGTGAACAGGTCCGCCTTGACGGCGTCGCCCACGTTGAAGCCGGCGGCCTCCTCGGCCGTCACGCGGAACTCCTTCAGGTGGCGGCGCAGCGGGGCGCTCGCCTTCTTGAAGAAGCCCAGCTGGGGCTTGTTCACGTTCTTCTCGCGGATCTCACCAAAGCCCAGCGTGATGGCGGAGTAGGCGTCCTTCTCCGGCGTGCGCTTGCCCACGATGTGGCAGGTGTTGACGTCGACCACCGTCACGGGAACGAGGTTGCCCTCGTCGTTGAACACCTGCGTCATGCCAATCTTCTTACCGATCAAACCCTTCACGTCGTCCTCACAGCTCGCGCGGCCTCGCGCGAAAACATCAATGAATTCAGCAAGTTGCGTCCGTTTTGACCCTTCCCCGGACGCCGGGAAGCGGCGCAATGTACCAGTTGCCCCCCCGGGGTCAAGCACCGTGGGCGCGGGCGGCCCTCACCGGGCGCGATCCAGCCGGGGGTAGAAGGGGGCGAGCTGGGCGTCCGCGATGCGCTGGGCGTACACGTCCTCGCCGAGCAGGAACAGCGCCTGCTCCAGGTATTCATCCGCGGCCTTCACCTCGTCTTCCTTCTGGGCGATCGCCGCGTCGTAGTCCGCCAGGGCCTGCTCGAGCGCCTCCTTGCGGGCCGTCATTTGGTCCTCCATGTCCAGCATGCGCTTGTGGGCCACCAGGCCCGGGGCGCCGGGCTGGCCGGGCTTGGGCGTGAGCGCCAACTCGACCTGCCGCTCCAGGTCCTCCACCTCGCGCGTCATGCGCATGGACTGCAGGCGGTTCTTCTTGATGTTGTCGCGGGACATGGCCAGCTTCGAGTCGTCCTGGGTGGTGAGCTCCAGGTCGGCGTGCTTGGCCTCCATCTTCTTGAGCGACGTCTGCGCGTAGCGCAGGTCGGCCCGGCGGGAGATGAGCGTCTTGCGGATGGTCTTGAGCTGACCCTCCACGGCGTCCACCGCCTTCTTCCACTTCTTGACGATCTCCGCCTGGACGGCTCTCCGCTGATCGTACTGGCCGAGGTACTCCTGCCAGGCGGCGTCCTCGTCGTTCATCTGCTGCTCGAGCGCCGCCAGCTCTTCCTGCCGGGCGCCCAGGGCGGCCTCCGCACGGTAGACGCGGTCCATCGTGCGCGGGCAGTTGGGCTTGCCCGCGAGGCGATCCCGCGCGAGGTCGCCCAACTGGAAGATCAAATCGTCGTAGGTCTCGGCCTTGGCCATGGCGCCTTTTTACGCAAAAGGCGCGGGCGCTGTCAGCCTACTCGGCGGGGGCGGCGACCTGGACCGGCCGCGCCTCCACGGTTCCGCTCTGGGCGGCGCCCTCGGCCAGGGCGAAGAGCTCCCGGGAGCGATCCTGCTCCTCGGTCCGGTTGAGCTCGCACACCCAGGCGCTCGACAGGTCCGCGTGCTGGCGGGCCAGCTCGGCGGTGGACTCGTAGCGGGCGGCGGACGCACGGGCGAAAGCCGCCTCGCGCCGCAGTTCACGCACCGTGTCGTCGTCGAGCGTCAGCTCCTCGGGCGGTACGGGCAGGGGACCGCGCCCCAGCGCCGCCAGACGGGCCAGCAACCGAGAGGCGTGTGCCCGGCAGAACGCGGCGAGGACCATCAGTCGGGCCCGCCCCCGGCTGTCCCCCAACCGTTCGGCGAGCATGGTCATGCGCCGTGCGGATACCACTTCGGATTCCCATGCCGCGGCGAGTGCGGCGGCCAATCGGGTATGTCTCGCGCCCATCATCCCTCCCCAAGTCCTGCCCCCTACCCCGTTTCGAAGCTATGAACGGGTTCGCCAGGATTCAACCGATCAACGCGAATGCCCGCTCCACCAACCAATACCCTCCCCCGGCCGCGAGGAGGAGCGACAGAACGCGCACTGTCCGCTGGTACAACCTGGGGCGTCGGCGCAAGAGCCGCATGACGGGCAGCAGCCCGAGGACGACGAGGGCCTGGCCCAGCTCCACGCCCAGGTTGAAACCGAACAGCGCGCCCACCACCGAGTCGCCGAGCCCGTAGCCGGCCAGCACGCTCGCGAAGCCCAGGCCGTGCACCAGGCCGAACAGGAAGGTGAGCCCCACGCGGTGGCCCAGGCCCCGGCCCGTGAGGTTCTCCACCGCCACCCAGAGGATGG includes:
- the rplC gene encoding 50S ribosomal protein L3, yielding MKGLIGKKIGMTQVFNDEGNLVPVTVVDVNTCHIVGKRTPEKDAYSAITLGFGEIREKNVNKPQLGFFKKASAPLRRHLKEFRVTAEEAAGFNVGDAVKADLFTKGELVDVTGITKGRGFQGVMKRWSFKGSQTATRGTHEYRRHPGAIGQRKTPGRVYPNKKLPGHYGVEKVTTQNLTVVDVDVEKGLLLIKGAVPGHNDGIIVVRPSIKVAMRAQHKAARAGK